TGACTTCAACCCCAACACATACATTTGGGGGTGTTTAACAGGCCGAGTGTAAACTAGGCTTTATTTTCTAACATCAGGGACTGACCTCCCTGATACTCTTGTGGCTGAAGGAGGGACAAATCCCTGCAGTTAGGTTCCAGAAGTATGTAGAAAACTCCTAAGAGAATTGAGTACACCTTCTCCTCAATGTCTACTGCAAAtacacccacacaaacagacTCACTCATCCTTTGCCTGCGAGCTCCTATAGAAATTTATTGAAACACTGATTATTTAGAAATGCAACTGCAGAGTAGGACATTACTGGGAAATAAATTATGAAACAAGACACTGAAGTcactttgtggttttttttgtttgttttttttttgtgggagtTGTATTTGTAGTATTTGGTGTAGCTTTATCGTCTCCTTTTTGCATACCTGGCAATCCTTTTACAAAGTTGCCCACACCTTACCTGCAGGGCAGAGCCATGtgttacactatattgccaaaagtattcgctcgtctgccttcacgcGCCTAAGAAcgtgagtgacatcccatttttaatccatagggtttatgATATcgacccaccctttgcagccataacagcttcagctcttctggaaaGGTGTTCaataaggtttaggagtgtgtttatgggaatttttgaccattcttccagaagaacgtttgtgaggtcagactgatgtaggatgagaaggcctggctcacaggctctgctctaattcatcccagaggtgttctgtcaggttgaggtcaggagtcTGTGCAgggcagtcaagttcttccacaccaaactcgctcatctgTGACTTTATGGTCATCTTTGTGCGCAGttgcagtcatgctggaacaggaaggggccattcccaaactgttcccacaaagttgggagcatgaaattgtccaaaatatcctggtatgctgaagcatacTGCAGACAGACAAATCAAGTACCATTGTACTggaaaccaccaaacccagactcgtccatcagattgccagctGGATAAGTGGTGGTCTCTGGAGTAATGAATcaatctccactgctctagagtccagtggcagcatgctttacaccactgcatccaatgctttgcattgcatttagtgatgtaaggcttggatgcagcagctcagccatggaaacccatacCATGAAGCTCTTGAGCTTCATGGTATGGGTTTCCACATGAAATTTgaaggtctgtagtgattgactctgcagaaagttggcaacctctgcgTACTATGCGCTTCAGCATCCGCTCACCCAGCTCTGACATTTTTGTGGCTTACCATTTCATGAATGagttgtcattcccaatcacttccactttgttataataccattaACAGTTGAATgtagaatatttagtagcgaggaaatttcacaatgGACTTGTAGCACAGGTGACGTCCTATCATGGTaacacactggaattcactgagctcctgagagcgacccattctttcacaaatgtttgtagtaGTGGTCTGCATGCTGAGGTGCTTGGCtttatacatctgtggtcatggaagtgattggaacacctgaattcaattatttagATGGATAAGTGAGTacatttggcaatatagtgttttTTGGACTTCCCCTAAGGGGTAATCACTGTTCAAGTATATTCTATTGCAACACTCACatattatagattttttttttttgacctctGTAATTATTTCTATCTGTATTCCCTAAGAAAAAACATCCATCTATCATCTTCATCCAGTTTGGGGTCATAATTGGGCTAGAACTTCTCGAttcccgatccgtctgtcgatctcctgctcccttctcccgtcacacgtgaacaagaccccgagaggCTTGAGCTCCTCCACTTGGAGgaagaactcgtccctgagccggagagggcactccacccttttccagctgaggaccatggcctcaaacttagaggtgctgattctcatgccaaccgcttcacacttggctgcaaaccgttccactgcaagctggaggccaccccctgatgaagccaacaggacactatctgcaaagagcagggatgagactctgaggccaccaaggaagaagccttccgccacctggctacgcctagaaattctgtccataaaaattatgaacaaaattggtgacaaagggcagccctgacggagtccaacacccacaggaaatgaatccgacttattggcggctatacggaccaaacTCTCAcagcggttgtacagagactgaatggcccgcaaaaggggccagacaccccatagtaccgcaggacctcccacaggataccccgagggacactgtcaaatgccttctccaagtccacaaagcacatgtagactgatagggcaaactcccatgcacactcaaatatccttgagaggataaagagctggtccagcgttccacgaccaggacgaaaactgcattgttcctcctggatctgagggTTGACTAACGGGCGGAccttcctttccagcaccctggcatagaccttaccagggaggctgaggagtgtgaccccccgaaagttggagcgcACCCTCCGgcctcccttcttaaagatggggaccaccaccccggtctgccagtccaatggcactgccccagatctccacgtgatgttgcagaggcatgtcaaccaagacagccctacaacatccagagccttcaggaactcagggcaaatctcgtccaccccaggggccctgccaccaaggagttgtttaactgcctcagtgacctcacccccagtgatcgACAAATCAtgtccctcgtccccagactctgcttccactacagaaggcgtgtcagtgggattcaggaggtcctctaagtattccttccaccgtccgactatagcctcagttgaagtcagcagcaccccacccgcactataaactgtgtgagtggagcaccgctttcccctcctgagtcgcctgatggtttaccagaattgcttcgatgccATCCAacagtctttttccatagcctcaccgaactcctcccacacccgagtttttgcttcagccactgcctgagctgcattccgcttggcctgccgatacctgtcagctgcctccggagtcccacaggctaaccaagcctgataggactccttcttcagcttgatggctcccttcacctccggtgaccaccatctggttctggggttaccaccatgacaggcaccaacacCTTGCAGccactggaacagagtccagcccctctccaggagactggttccagagcccaggttatacattgaggtgagcccaactatatctagctggtatctctcaacctcaagcgctagctcaggctccttccccataagagaggtgacattccatgtcccaatagccagtcttgatagctggggattggtccgccagggcctctgcccttggccaccacccgacacacactgcccccgacccctacgacgcctcctgcgggtggtgggcctctTTGGGTTGCACCTGGCCGggcaccatgggctaatgcccggccaccagacgctctccctcgagctccctccccaggcctggcttcagggtggggccccggtaaccctatcccgggcatgGTAAACTGTTCCCTGGTTGTTGTAGACATAGGGGttttctgaaccgctctttgtctggaccctcacccaggcccagtttgccatgggCGACCCTACTAGGGGGACAAGCCCcagggcaacatagctcctggggtcactgggacacacaaacccctccaccacggtAAGGTAGCGATTCATGGAGGAGAACACAAGCATCATTCTAATAAAAAATTGTGATATATTGACATTTTAACTAATACTTTTAGCCATCAACATACACAAGTTTCAGTCATGGTGTCACACTACAGTGTCTCTATCACTCAGGTGTTAGATGCTGGATGTCATGAGAATGGCATGTGCTTTGGGAGTTAGGGAGTTAGGGAAACTGTCAGAATGCCATGGACTGTCATTAAATAATAGGATGGGTAATACAAAAGCACAGCTATAAACTTAAtacattttatcattttgatgATGATGGAAACCTAAAAAAGTTGTAAAAATGAATCAACTCAGCGACACTGGAGTGATTCATTTTTACATAGTTCATGGTAAATGTATCGTTACCTTGCATAACATCATCTTTTCCTTGTTCAGCATTTTTGTCATTCCTTGCCTTGGTGTGGTGAGAATAAGGTGGGGGTTAAGTTCGGATACTTTGCATTCTCATTTTAATTCTGTGCTAGCAGCACCCTAATGATTCACTTGCTAGAGTCATAGCCACTGGGCAAGGCTGTCTGACTGGTTTCTTCTACAAAGGAATTAGAGAGAGGGATTCAGGTGAATTATACATGCTAGCATTTACACTTACAAGTGTGCTCACCAGAGTGAAACTTTGGCAGAGTTGCCAATTTCCTCTACCACCTACTTTCTGTGACATGTCCCAAAATCTATTCACACCCTTTCTGTGATTTGAAAAGACCTTGTAAATATGTGCAcagactgtttgttttttctgcttgttCTTAGGAACAGTGTGCTTTCAGACAGTTGAAACTGCGGCCAATTGCTCACAAAGTGTTCTTTTACCATttgtagggaaaaaaaatagcttgACAACCGCAGGCACATCCttgttttttattccttttttttcttttgcctttcacatacacaaacacagatatagTCACTCGGACTGAGTAAACATGTTGTTTACAATAGGCCTTCAGCTGTTTTTCTACCTAGAATAGCCTGTGTATTACAAAGTACAAGGTAAGCCATAAATGACCTTTACCAGAGTCTTGATTCTATAAGAAATTCAATCTTCGGGGCAGTATGTATGAATTTTCCTTCACAGAAATACACATAGAAGCACTCAAAGCCTTCATTTTAAATACTAAATTAAGAAGGCTCCAAGTGTTGTCAAAAAGTTAAGATAAgcttttattctatttttactGCCAACCACTGTTTCTGCTCATTATCTCAGTTCTGCGCCGTGTTTTTGATCTTATTTTAATGCGTGTGCTTCCTGGGTTTTCCTACCCAGTGAGCATGAGACGAGTGTTCCCAAAGGAGATGTTGCTGCGCGTTGCTTCATTTAATGTATGCCATGCTGTGCACCTTGTCTTCGCCCCATGACTCGCTCATTCTAAGAATTGATTGTCAGCCACCTGTGCGACAGGTATGTGCTTGCTGTCATCCATGAACAAAGCCCAGCTGTAGTAATCAGAAATTAGTTCTTAGCAACCTCTCTTATGCACGCTCAcaaatacacacgcacacacatacaaatgaaTAGACAAACATGCTGCTCCACCCCATATCTATCTTCCCTGACTGGCCGGTCTTGTTAGTGTTCACGCCTGTGCCTGTTGACTAATACGCGGGGCTGGGACACCTGTCAGACAGTGAAAGACTTTCCTTCTGTTCACACCAACCACACTCAGCGGGACACAGATTCTCAACTAACCTTGCTTTGCTGGATAAACTGACAGCAGGTAAGAACTCGGGTGTTCACTTATTTATAACAtgatattttatgtattttaaaattgtaaaagTGATCAGTCATGTTGTATAAATTGTTTGTTGAAGGTGTTCATTATGAGTGTCTGCCCTCTCATTTTCTGGGTGTTTCTTTGTCATGATTGCTGTCTATCGTGCTTGCTTTAAACGCTGTTGGTCTTCAGTAATCATTTATCTCCTGTGGACTGATGTGCTAAACCTAAGATAAATATGGTCTCTGAgccttcagtgtgtttgttctgtCACCAATATTCAGGACAATATCCTCAAGAGATATTGTGCCAACTTACTCTTAAGGGAATGAATTCACAGCCCCAggaaggagtttttttttaaagtaatatttGCATTCTGACTTTGGCAATACTCTACAATTTTGCATAAGCTCTAGTCTGTGCCTACTTTCAGATAAGGGAACATTCGTGAGTGTTTCACTAGTATTTTCCCTTTCTACTGAAGTTCCCTGAGGATGTGGGTTTGCCTCTGAGCAATTTGTCTCTGATCATAAATAGCTGAGGGTTTAGTTAATTTGGAAATGAGCAAATAGAAAGTAATATTTGCTTAATCTCATAAATCTAAAGAGGGCTAGTATATATTGTAACTGAGAGTCAGATACACAGAATGCATATctgttcatatatatatttaaatatatatatatatatatatatatatatatatattaagtaACTGGCAGATTTTTTTGGAAAGTGGAAGGACAGGATCATCAGCATGTTTTAAGTATGAAACTGAGGAATGTTTGACAGAgcacatttttctcaatggGAGGGGACATAGTATGGGAACAGAGTTGCAGCTTGGTGGTAACATCGTACGCCTTCTTTTAACAAGACGTCTGTCATCTCTTTATATATGTTTTAGTGGCCTgtaaagaaaagagaacaaagaaGACCCTGAAACAATCATGTCAAAAGGTGAGAagaatttgattttaaagtgagaTGATGTGTTTCCTCCAATAAAAACTGAGCGTATCGTGTCTCTGTaccaggctgttggctataaattcaCTTATTGCCCTGATTTAAGGCAAACTACAAGTGGTTGTCATAGAGTGCCTGCTGGCCCAAGGGGAACTGTATATCTTGCAAGCTATCAAGCAGACAGTTATTAAGCTGTCATTATGATGCAGCATATAGTGTGCATCATATCTCAGACGTGTGCTTGCCAGGGGTGTGAAATGCACATGTTTGTGTCTTAGAGGGAGACAGAGCATCTGTGTTACGTACCACCAAAGTCCGGACCAAGCTGAGGGGGGATGCCAGCTGGTTGCAACGCAACAATGAACCTAAGGCCGAAACCCAGGATGAGAAACCATGGTAAATGCCCCCTGTTTTAACAAGATTCCCCTCACATTAGCGTTTCCTCAGTTGAAAAGATAAAACCAAGTTCAATGTGCATTCATACAGGATAGCTGAAGTTAAAGCCACGCGTTTGAGTGAAGCCGCTGTTGAGACCAGTCCGGTGTCTTCACCAACACAATCTACACCACCAACGAAGTCTGACACAGAGAGGTAAACATAGATTTTTAATGTCCCATGCTTATCTGCAGTTCTTTGAAACATGACTGTGCTGATAACAAGTCTCTGTTTTGAATTTAGGCCACCAGCAACAGGATACCTTATCAGGTAAGAGAAAGGCTACTGATATTGTCAGCACCACCAACTTTTACcactaaatatataaaaagaaaagatttagtCAGTAAGAGTGAAACCTCAATCAAAAAGATATCTAAAAACAAAATAGCATCACAATGAACACTTAGAAACACACACGAAcggtagaaagaaaaaaaatggtttgatCACGAATGACTTTCTTTTCCTTCAGGGGTGTTTTCACTCGACTAGACAAGCCTGCTCCATCCTCACCATCTAATGGCAATGGGTAAGTGGGTAAGAACCTTAACAACAAGGCAAACGATGCACTTTGACCTTTCCTCCAGTAATTTCATCTGGTTTTATTGCAGCAAAACACCACAATTCACCAAAAAACCTTCTGAGATCTACAAGAAAATGTGAGCACACGTAAAATCAGACTCAACTGCTGGCAGCCAGATGAGAAAGTCTTTTCAtgatgtgcatgtttgtgcttCTGTTCCTTAGAGCCCCCCACACTGTGAGGCCAGCTTTAGACAAACAGGAGAGCCAGCTTAGCCTCGAGGAGCAGGAGAAGCGGTAAGACTCTCCTTACATCCTGAAGTTAGACACCTGGGAAAGAGATTGCATTAACATTATTATGATTCATTTTGCAGGACTGAGGCAGCCAGTAATGTTCTGAGGAGATCTGCACCCAGGCAACGGTCTTACGTGCTTTCTGCTGCAAAGATATATGAGTATGTGTGTCTCATGCCACTCTTCTAGTGCTTATCTTGAGATACAACCTGTTTCTCTAATACTTTCATAAGAAGAGagtgcacattttaaaatttcccATGTGCTGAGAAATTACTCTTTTTACTGATGTACCTTTATAAATATTGAGCACTTGGAGGTATTCACACAAGCTTTGTGATCAAAATTCTCAGGTCTCAAGAAAAAGCACCTGACACatcactgactgacagcagTCCAGCATTTGTGGCTAAAAGGTAAATTCTTCTTCTAATGTGTGTAACCCTGAAGACAAAATCAAGATCATATGTGTATCTCCAACTCCACACTTGCatgcatttaaatttgtgtGCACATGTTGTTGGCTAAAAATGTGCAGGGTGGAGATTACTGATGATGAGCATGCTGAGACTCCAGCACCTGGCAGCACTGTGTCACCATCCCCTGTTGTTCCTGTCACATCTGTTGCATCCATACCTGAGCCCAAACCTCAGAAAATGTAAATTCTGGTCAATGTTTCTCTTTCCAGAGCGATAAGTGATTTTGGTtccttcagttttattcattatCTCTGTGCTTTACAGTGCTGACACCAGCACCACGACAGCTGCCGATGTGACTGTTAATGAGCCGGTGGCTCCAAAGTTGGAGAAGaaggcctccccagagcctgtaAGAGAAGAAGCCCCTCCAGTGATTCCTGTCTCGGCTTCAGCTGTCACTGAGTCACCTGCACCTGTGGCTCCTGCTGTAAAAACCACGTCACCTGCACCTGTGGCTCCTGCTGTAACAACCACGTCACCTGCACCTGTGGCTCCTGCTGTAACAACCACGTCACCTGCACCTGTGGCTCCTGCTGTAACAACCACGTCACCTGCACCTGTGACTCCTGCTGTAACAACCACGTCACCTGCACCTGTGTCTCCTGCTATAACAACCACGTCACCTGCATCTGTGTCTCCTGCTGTAACAACCATGTCACCTGCTGTGTCTCCTGCTGTAACAACAACAACCCCTGCTGAGTCTCCTGCTGTGACAACAACAACCCCTGCTGAGTCTCCTGCTGtgacaacaacaacacctgCTGAGTCTCCTGCTGTGACAACAACATCCCCTGCTGTGTCTCCTGTTGTGACAACATCACCTGCACCTTTGTCTCCTACTGTTACAAAGTCACCTACACCTGTGTCTCCTGCTGTGACAACATCACCTGCTGTGACTCCTGCTGATCAAACGTCACCTGCACCCGTGTCTCCTGTGGTGATGTCACCTGCTGTGACTTCTGCTGATAAAACGTCACCTGCTGTGAGTTCTGCTGATAAAACGTCACCTGCTGTGTCTCCTGCTGTGACTCCTGCTGATAAAATATCACATGCACCTGTGTCTCCTGCTGTGACAACATCACCTGCTGTGACTCCTGCTGTGACAACATCACCTGTTGTGTCTCCTGCTGTGACAACAACATCACCTGCTGTGACTCCTGCTGTGACAACAACATCACCTGCTGTGTCTCCTGCTGTGACAACAACATCACCTGCTGTGACTCCTGCTGTGACAACAACATCACCTGCTGTGTCTCCTGCTGTGACAACATCACCTGCTGTGTCTCCTGCTGTGACTGCAACATCACCTGCTGTGACTCCTGCAGTGACTGCAACATCACCTGCTGTGTCTCCTGCTGTGACAATATCCCCTACTGCTGTGACTCCTGCCGTTACAACGTCACCTGCACCTGTGTCTCCTGCTGTGACACCAACATCGCCTGCAGTGACCACTGCTGATAAAACATCACCTGCACCTGTGTCTCCTGCTGTGACCACTGCTGATAAAACATCGCCTGCACCTGTGTCTCCTGCTGTGACAACAACATCACCTGCACCTGTGTCTCCTGCTGTGACAACAACATTATCTGCTGTGACTCCTACTGTGACAGCAACATCCCCTACTGTGCCCCCTGCTGATAAAACATCACCTGCAGTGACTTCTGCTGATCAAACATCACCTGCATCTGTGTCTCCTGCTGTGACAACAACATCCCCTGCTATGTCTCCTGCTGATAAAACATCTCCTGAACCTGTGTCTCCTGCTGTGACCACTACTTATATAACATCACCTGCACCTGTGTCTCCTGCTGTGACAACAACATCACCTGCAGTGACCACTGCTGATAAAACATCACCTGCACCCGTACCTCCTGCAGTGACAGCAACATCACCTGCTGCGACTCCTGCCATTACAATGTCACCTGCAACTGTGTTGCCTGCTGTGACTCCTGCTGATAAATTGTCACCTGCACCTGTGTCTCCTGCTGTGACAACATCACCTGCACCTGTGTCTCCTGCTGATGAATCCTCACCTACACCTGTGTCTCTTGATGTCACAACATCCCCTGCTGATAAAACGTCACCTGCAGTGACCTCTTCTGATAAAACATCACCTGGACCTGTGTCTCCTGCTGTGACAACAACATCATCTGCACCTGTGTCTCCTGCTGTGACAACAACATCACCTGCTGTACCCCCTGCTGATAAATCCTCACTTGCACCTGTGTCTCCTGCTGTGACAACATCCCTTGCTGATAAAACGTCACCTACAGTGACTTCTGCTGATCAAACATCACCTGCACCTGTGTCTCCTGCTGTGACAACATCCCCTGCTGATAAAACGTCACCTGCAGTGACTTCTGCTGATCAAACATCACCTGCACCTGTGTCTCCTGCTGTGACAACACCACCTGCTGTGACCACTGCTGATAAAACATCACTTGCACCCATAcctgctgcagtgacagcaaCATCACCTGCTGTGACTTCTGCTGATAAAATGTCACCTGCACCTGTGTCTCCTGCTGTGACTGCAACATCACCTGCTGTGACTTCTGATGTTACAAAGTCACCTACTCCTGAGTCTCCTGCTGTGACAACAACATCCCCTGCTATGTCTCCTGCTGATAAAACATCTCCTGAACCCGTGTCTCCTGCTGTGACCACTGCTGATAAAACATCACCTGTACCCGTACctcctgcagtgacagaaacATCACCTGCTGTGACTCCTGCCGTTACAATGTCACCTGCAACTGTGTCGCCTGCTGTGACTCCTGCTGATAAATTGTCACCTGCACCTGTGTCTCCTGCTGAGGCAACACCATCCCCTGCTGTGACTTCTGCTGATAAAATGTCACCTGTACCTGTGTCTCCTGCTGTAACTGCAACATCACCTGCTGTGACTTCTGATGTTACAAAGCCACCTACTCCTGAGTCTCCTGTTGTGACAACAACAACCCCTGCTGAGTCTCCTGCTGTGACAACAACAACCCCTGctatgtctcctgctgtgacaACAACAACCCCTGCTGAGTCTCCTGCTGTGACAACAACAACCCCTGCTGAGTCTCCTGCTGTGACAACAACAACCCCTGCTGTGTCTCCTGCTGTGACAACAACAACCCCTGCTGAGTCTCCTGCTGTGACAACAACAACCCCTGCTGAGTCTCCTGCTGTGACAACAACAACCCCTGCTGAGTCTCCTGCTGTGACAACAACAACCCCTGCTGAGTCTCCTGCTGTGACAACATCACCTGCACCTTTGTCTCCTACTGTTACAAAGTCACCTACACCTGTGTCTCCTGCTGTGACAACATCACCTGCTGTGACTCCTGCTGATCAAACGTCACCTGCACCCATGCCTCCTGTGGTGATGTCACCTACTGTGACTTCTGCTGATAAAACATCACCTGCACCCATGCCTCCTGTGGTGATGTCACCTGCTGTGAGTTCTGCTGATAAAACGTCACCTGCTGTGTCTCCTGCTGTGACTCCTGCTGTGACATCACCTGCACCTGTGACTCCTGCAGTGACAGCAACTTCACCTGCTGTGTCTCCTGCTGTAACAGCAGCATCACCTGCTGTGTCTCCTGCTGTGACAACAACATCATCTGCAGTGACTTCTGCTGATAAAATGTCACCTGCACCTGTGACTCCTGCTGTAACAACCACATCACCTGCTGTAACTTCTGCTGAAAAAACATCACCTGCGCCCGTGTCTTCTGCTATGAGTTCAGCCATTACGACTGGCACAGTGTCTACTGCCCCAGCTCCCACAGTCATGAAGTCACCTGACGTGAAGCCAGCTGTCACAGAATCAGCTGCCCCTGTGTCTCCTATCCCAGCTTCACCTGCCCCAGTGTCTGCTGTAACAGAACTTACAATGAAGACAGAAATGAAGCCAGAGCCAGAGCCAAAGTCCAATTTGTCTTCAAAAACAAGGTCAGATTTCCACCAATTAAAAATACTGCCACATTTGGTAGCATAAATGCATGGAATGAAATAAGCTCAGGCATTATATTTGTAGTTCTTACACAAATGGGTTCTTTAATGTAGCTATGGTACTGTATGATTGCACTCtcgtatatatttatataacttTATATCATCTCTTAAGTTAGTATTTACTTTATATGGTTGCACTTTGCAGACAAAGAGCAACATAGTATCATTTTATTCTGTGGATTGTTAAAGATCACACTAAGAAACATAAGAAAAGGAAGTtaaattgcttccactttgacCAGCTACAAGAGTAAAATGCTACTTTCATATTAAAGTGTCCTTTCTAATGGTCCAGTAATGTAGAGTACAGCAATTAAACACTCACAGGGACCATTTGAGTAGTTTTTCTTTTGGTATTTAAAGCtgtttcagtttgaaatatttctATTGATTGTTAGgttacttttattttctctagTAAAAGATCTTAATACTGCTTCCACCGCTTCATCAACATAACATAAAGCTATCTAAGTATATAATGACCCTCAAGCATGATTTTAAGCAAGTAGGTTTTCTTTGAGTAAGCTTGTGGTATGTTTGCTCTCATTCTTTTTCACATGTGTAATTGAAAGCTGCTCTGGAATGCCGTGTGTTTGTTGTCCATCTTGTTTCACAGCTCCAGTGCTGACATGCTCACGGCATTGTCCAACTCTTTGATTTCTTTCAACACAGGTTCATCCAGGTATTTTCAGATaaagaagaaagcagcagaaaccagtgtgaaaaaaaaaaaaaacatcctggcAGTAACATATTAGTTCCTACAGCCTGAACaatatgtctttttttccccccactagCTTTAAGGATGATGAGAGAGCTCTGG
The sequence above is a segment of the Archocentrus centrarchus isolate MPI-CPG fArcCen1 chromosome 10, fArcCen1, whole genome shotgun sequence genome. Coding sequences within it:
- the znf185 gene encoding zinc finger protein 185 isoform X2, with the protein product MSKEGDRASVLRTTKVRTKLRGDASWLQRNNEPKAETQDEKPWIAEVKATRLSEAAVETSPVSSPTQSTPPTKSDTERPPATGYLIRGVFTRLDKPAPSSPSNGNGKTPQFTKKPSEIYKKIAPHTVRPALDKQESQLSLEEQEKRTEAASNVLRRSAPRQRSYVLSAAKIYESQEKAPDTSLTDSSPAFVAKRVEITDDEHAETPAPGSTVSPSPVVPVTSVASIPEPKPQKIADTSTTTAADVTVNEPVAPKLEKKASPEPVREEAPPVIPVSASAVTESPAPVAPAVKTTSPAPVAPAVTTTSPAPVAPAVTTTSPAPVAPAVTTTSPAPVTPAVTTTSPAPVSPAITTTSPASVSPAVTTMSPAVSPAVTTTTPAESPAVTTTTPAESPAVTTTTPAESPAVTTTSPAVSPVVTTSPAPLSPTVTKSPTPVSPAVTTSPAVTPADQTSPAPVSPVVMSPAVTSADKTSPAVSSADKTSPAVSPAVTPADKISHAPVSPAVTTSPAVTPAVTTSPVVSPAVTTTSPAVTPAVTTTSPAVSPAVTTTSPAVTPAVTTTSPAVSPAVTTSPAVSPAVTATSPAVTPAVTATSPAVSPAVTISPTAVTPAVTTSPAPVSPAVTPTSPAVTTADKTSPAPVSPAVTTADKTSPAPVSPAVTTTSPAPVSPAVTTTLSAVTPTVTATSPTVPPADKTSPAVTSADQTSPASVSPAVTTTSPAMSPADKTSPEPVSPAVTTTYITSPAPVSPAVTTTSPAVTTADKTSPAPVPPAVTATSPAATPAITMSPATVLPAVTPADKLSPAPVSPAVTTSPAPVSPADESSPTPVSLDVTTSPADKTSPAVTSSDKTSPGPVSPAVTTTSSAPVSPAVTTTSPAVPPADKSSLAPVSPAVTTSLADKTSPTVTSADQTSPAPVSPAVTTSPADKTSPAVTSADQTSPAPVSPAVTTPPAVTTADKTSLAPIPAAVTATSPAVTSADKMSPAPVSPAVTATSPAVTSDVTKSPTPESPAVTTTSPAMSPADKTSPEPVSPAVTTADKTSPVPVPPAVTETSPAVTPAVTMSPATVSPAVTPADKLSPAPVSPAEATPSPAVTSADKMSPVPVSPAVTATSPAVTSDVTKPPTPESPVVTTTTPAESPAVTTTTPAMSPAVTTTTPAESPAVTTTTPAESPAVTTTTPAVSPAVTTTTPAESPAVTTTTPAESPAVTTTTPAESPAVTTTTPAESPAVTTSPAPLSPTVTKSPTPVSPAVTTSPAVTPADQTSPAPMPPVVMSPTVTSADKTSPAPMPPVVMSPAVSSADKTSPAVSPAVTPAVTSPAPVTPAVTATSPAVTTTSPAVTSAEKTSPAPVSSAMSSAITTGTVSTAPAPTVMKSPDVKPAVTESAAPVSPIPASPAPVSAVTELTMKTEMKPEPEPKSNLSSKTSFKDDERALANQKGHSADNQPTKNSVEQKPASELSDCEPITDDLLGFSDGPEEKAEPVPPSPGHWSQDLLSGLDSEPNPLKTSSTPNLLTDDVTTRSTKSRSEDNENPWSSCVTTVTTVVTESSSADPFDPYPIGTTSPNSSSDLLQPLSDSSINSMRSDPLQFLADDIMPMTRSTSLNTQRSWAHTQETSTAQRSNTEESQEAQPEAEGQAEDQKTLIMFERRSLETGSPWNRWTSPTVYTISTITGEEEEEEEEEEEQGSTEVTQTIRTTTIIREIHSEPEPSMDRFDTYSRTIREERRVQTPEPEIKKPFVFVKEYVNATETSLHNPRDEVDRSDYLTSSSTSYSYSSPTLYSSYSRSPLSSTCTYCGEQVGNDAKITIEHLSINSHPDCFKCHECRKPMGDLLHSMFLHGGKVYCDACYAAI